The genome window GCGCGGCCACCTGCAGACGCACCGGCCCGGCCCGCATCACGGCACGCCGCCCCAGTTCCACCGCGGCGACGATCCGCCCGGCGCGCACGGGCCCGATGCCGGAGACGCGCGCAATCGCGGCGGGCGACCCTCGCCCCACGCCACGCAGGCCTCCCAGTTCGCCGAGCAGACGGTTGGCCAGATCGAGCGCACTGACTCCGCGCGTTCCGTGTCCGAGCACCACGGCCAGCAACTCGTTGTCGCCGAGTGCCCCCCTGCCCCGCTCGGCGAGCTTCTCCCGCGGCCGATCGTCGGGTGAGAGGCCCTTCATGACACGGACCCACCCGGCGCCGCACCCGGAGGCACCGCCAAGCCACTCATCGTACTACGCCCACTCGGTATACTCCTGCGCATGTCCGATCGTCCGGGCACGGTTCGTCCCGTGCTGCGTGCCGTGTGCGCGCCCCTCGTTGCCCTCACGCTTGCCGCCTGCGCCGCGCCACCACAGAAGGAGATGGATCAGGCAGAAGGCGCCATCGCCACCGCCCGCGCCGCCGGCGCCGCGCAGTACGCGGCCACCGAGTTCGCCGCCGCCGAGGCGGCGCTCGCGCGCTCGCACGACGCCGTCGAGCAGCGCGACTACCGGCAGGCCCTCAACCAGGCCCTCGACGCCCGCGAACGCGCCCAGACGGCCGCTCGCGAAGCCGCCGACAAGAAGGCGCTGGCGCGCGGGCAGGCCGAGCGCGCCATCACGTCGCTGGAGCTCGCGCTCGCGCAGGCTCAGCAGCGCCTCGGCGCCGCCATCGCCACGCCGCAGACCGGCCGCCGGCCGGTGGCGCACAACGCGGCGTTCCAGGCGCTGCAGCAGGCCGTCAGCGCGGCGACCGATCGCCTGCAAGAAGCGCGCTCACACGTCGAGGCGCAGCGATTCGACGAGGCGCTGACGGTCGCAACCCCGGTGGCCGACCAGATTCAGGCCGCAATGCGCGCGTTCGAGGCCGCGGAGTCGTCGCCGCCCACGCCGCGGCGCGGTCGCTAGGCGCGACGACGGTGGCAGGAATGTGAAAGTGGCGCGTACTGGCGCGCGGCAAGAACTGCCATTCGACTCGCCCGGTGGCCCGCCTTCGACGAGGGACTGGGCTCGATCATGACCAGCCGCTCATGACGTGAGCCAGGTTCCTTCGCAGAGGACTTCGGCCCAGCCGGTGAGGTAGACGGAGTCGTCTCGCCAGTCCACGTGCTGGCGTCCGCCTGGCGCAACGACCTCGACCTGTCGCGCGGCGCCGCCGAACGCGGCGGCCGCGACAGCGGCGGCGCACGATCCCGTACCCGACGAGTGCGTCGGTCCGACGCCACGCTCGTAGATCAGGATCTCCACCTCGTCGGGCGACACGACGTGGGCGAGCTCGAAATTGACGGCGTCCGGGAACGCGGCATGCTGCTGTAAGGCCGCGCCCACACGCAGCATCGTCCTCGAATCGAGCACGTCCACCAGCCACACGGCCTGTGGATTCCCCATCCAGAGGGTCACCAGGGGCAGCACGTCGCCATCGACGGTGATCTGCTGCTGACGCAGGTCCTCGGGACGTCCCATCGCCGCACGGAACACCGGTCGGCCCCGCTCGTCGTGCGACGTCAGGTCGAGGATCTTGTCGCCAGCGTCCGTGTGGATCACGAACGTCGTGCCCACCGGCGATCCCTGTTCGGCCGCGAGCAGCGCCGCGAGTCCGCGCACGCCGTTGCCCGACACTTCCGCGATCGATCCATCGGCGTTGTGCAGCCGCA of Acidobacteriota bacterium contains these proteins:
- the dapF gene encoding diaminopimelate epimerase; translation: MHFWKAHAYGNDFLYARFADVRHDDPAALARHMCARTTGIGADGLMLFEPVAGGARMRLHNADGSIAEVSGNGVRGLAALLAAEQGSPVGTTFVIHTDAGDKILDLTSHDERGRPVFRAAMGRPEDLRQQQITVDGDVLPLVTLWMGNPQAVWLVDVLDSRTMLRVGAALQQHAAFPDAVNFELAHVVSPDEVEILIYERGVGPTHSSGTGSCAAAVAAAAFGGAARQVEVVAPGGRQHVDWRDDSVYLTGWAEVLCEGTWLTS